A window of Phycisphaeraceae bacterium genomic DNA:
ATTTTTTCGCGGCGTTCCTTGGCCTGCGTCTCATTGATGATGCCTGCGTTCAGGTCGGCATCAATCGCCATCTGCTTGCCGGGCATTGCGTCCAACGTAAACCGTGCCGCGACTTCTGAAATGCGGGTGGCACCCTTGGTGATGACGACGAACTGCACGATGATCAGAATGATGAAGAGAATCACACCGACGACCAGCGATCCGCCGGTGACAAACTCCGCAAATGCTTCGACAACGTGCCCCGCGACGCTCATCGCCTCTTCGGGGCTGGACGCATTGGCCTGAAGGATGAGCCGAGTGGTCGCAATATTGAGCACGAGCCGAAATAGTGTCACACCCAGCAGGAGCGAGGGGAACACGGAAAAATCCAGCGGACTCTCGACGAAGATTGTTGTCAGGAGAATGATCGCTGCCAGCGCGATATTGGCCGCGATGAGCAAGTCCATGATCATCGGCGGCAAGGGAACCACAATAACCGCCATCAATCCGATAAACGCCAGCGGCACAATCAGCGCGCGGTATCGGCTGACCTGGTTTACCCAGGGTGGTACGGCAAATACAGGCGTGGCGGCGGCTTTGGCCATTCTCAATCCGGTTTCATTGATCCTTAGCTTGCTGATTCATCTGATTGATCCGTCCGGGTTTCTCTGTCGATACGCGTCTGTCTGTGTTCATCTGTGGCTCATGCTGTTTCACTTGAATTAAGCCGATTTGCGACCGCTAAGGCGATAGACGTAGGCGAGTATTTCCGCCACAGCGTTGTAAAGCTGCGGAGGAACTTCCCGGCCAACCTCCACACTCTTGTAGAGATCCTGCGCGAGCTGTTTGCGTTCGACCATCGGCACACCATGCGCGATCGCCAGTTGGCGGATGCGCATCGCCAGAAAATCCGCTCCCTTGGCGACCACCTTCGGAGCCTTCATTGATTTGGCGTCGTACTTGAGTGCCACCGCAAAATGGGTCGGGTTGGTGACGATCACATCGGCCTTGGGCACCGCCTGTCCAATGCGCTGCATGGCCAACTGCCGGGCAACACGGGCACGGCGTTGCTTAATCAGCGGATCACCTTCCATCCGCTTCATCTCTTCTTTGATCTCCTGCTTGCTCATGCGCAGATCCTGCTCATAACGCCACTTCTGAAATGCCCAGTCGATCAGTGCCAGGATCAACAGGATGGCGGCCAGTTTCAGCGCCAAGGCGTAAACCAGGGCACATGCCGCACCAAACATGGGCATCGCGTCCAGTTCGGCGAGCATCAGAATCGCGGGCATGTCCTGAATCACAATCGCCACCGCCACCGCGCCGACGATGCCGATTTTCAGCAGGCTCATGACCAGCCGAAAACCCGCCCGCATGTCGAAAATATTTTTCAGCCCTTTCAACGGGGATAACTTGGCGAGACTCGGCTCCAGCGGCTTGGTTGTCACGATGAAGCCGACCTGAAGCACTGTCGCCAGCAGGCCCACCGCGGCGATACAGAGCATCAGTGGTGTGACCGCGCGAAGAGTCGCACTGGTAGCGAATGTCGCCAGCGATCCCAGATCATCCACACGTGTCGGGTTTGAGGCGCTGGTTGAACCGAGCATGACCTCCATGGTCAATTTCATGCCGGCAAAGACCCGCAGACCGTAGTAATGCAGCAGAATGATGGCTGCCAGCAGCATGGCTGCGGCTGTTAAATCCTGACTGCGGACGACATTGCCCTCCTGACGAGCTTCGAGTCGGCGGCGGGGTGTCGGAGCTTCTGTTTTTTCCTGATCTTCAGCCATTTATATCCAGCGGGTCATACCCGCCGCGTTGAGTAATCAAGGTTCGCAGCCGCCTACCGGGTGAAAAACACATTCAGTTGGTGCAGATTCCGCTGCATGACATCCACAAATACACCCATCTTGCTCGACATCGCTGCGATGAGAACCAGTGAGCCAATCAAAATCCGCAGAGCAAAACCGATGCTCATGATGTTGAGTTGCGGCACGGTACGGGCGAGAAACCCCATCGCGATCGTTTCAAGAAACACGAGACAGAGCAGCGGTGCAGAGATCCGCAGAGCAAGGTCAAACGACGAAGTGAGCATGCCCGTCATCAGGCGGAGAAAGTCTGTGTCGGCATAAAAGCCGCCCAATGGGATGTGATCGAACGTGCCGACCAGCGTGCCGAGAATGACGCGATGCCCTCCGGCAATGATGAAAACGACCAGTGCCAATTGGAAATAAATCTGACCGACGACGCCTGATTCCTCCGCCATGTCCGGGTTGTAGATTCCGCCGATACCAAACCCCAACTGTTGATCGGTGATGAGTCCTGCCAGTTGCATACCCATCAGCGGCAGGGTCGCGCCGAAACCGATCGCCAGTCCGATGAGCAATTCACTGGCCACCGCTCCGATGATCCCCGGCATGCTCAGGCCATCGGCGATCATGTGATTCATCATGCGCGATGCCTGACTTCCCGGCGTCAGCAGCATCGGATAAATACAGAAACTCAGACCCAGTGCCAGCAGAATCTTGACCTTCGCCGGAATCATCCGGCTGCCGATCATCGGTGAAAAAAAGAAAACCCCCGACAACCGGAATAACACCAGTGCCCAGACGGGAAGATGCGGCAGGAGGCTTTTGAGGTCTATGGGCACCGGATCGCTCCCGCACAGGACATTCTGCAGCCGACTCTCGATCCCCGGCGGCAGTCGATCGCGCCGCGACCAGTCTCGCGACGTTTCGCCATCGTGCAGCCAGTGGTCTTCGTCCATTGAGCCAAATCAGTGTCCTCCGAACATCCTTCGAGAAAACTCCATGAGCGAGCTGGCGACCCATGGCGTGATGAGGATCGCGACAATCCCCATGCCGATGATCTTGGGTACGAAGCTGAGCGTCTGCTCCTGGATCTGCGTCACCGCCTGCATCACACTGATCGCCAGCCCGATTACCAGCGCAGCCGCAAGAATCGGAGCCGAAAGCAGCAGCATCAGAGTCAGAGATTCACGAACGATGTCGGTGGCTTGATCGAAATTCATTTTTCTGGTCCTTGATTTCTGCTTGCTAGCTTCCGCCGGTCACAAAGCTGTTCAGCAGGTTCCCCGCAACGAGCGCCCAGCCGTCCACCAGCACAAACATCAGCAGCTTGAATGGCAGGCTCACCAGCACCGGAGGCAGCATGAGCATGCCCATGCTGATGAGCACACTCGACACCACCATGTCGATAATCAGAAACGGCAGGTAGAGTCGAAAACCAATGAGGAACGCAACCTTCAGCTCGCTTAGGATGAACGCAGGAATCAATGAAAGCATGTCCACATCCGCTCGCGTGAGCTTCGACGGGTCGGAAGTGTCGATCTTGCGGTAATTCAAGATCATGTAGAGGTCCGACCAGTTCCCCGAATGTTCAATCTGGTCAAACATGAAATCACGCAGCGGTTGTTTGGCGTTGCTCCACGCGGTGAGCTGGTCGATCCGGTTGGCCTGGAGCGGAATGATGGCCTCGCGGTTGACACGCTCGAACGTCGGCGCCATCACCAGCAACGTCATAAAAACGGACAGACCGATGATGACCTGTCCCGGCGGGAGTGATTGCGTGCCGATCGCCTGCCTGAGCAGTGAGAGTACGACGACAATCCGTGTGAAACTCGTACACATGACCAGCAAGGCCGGTGCGATCGAGAGCACGGTAAGCAGAATGAGGATCGAGAGTGACGCAGACAGTCCGCCGTTCGCTGGCTTGTTTCCATCGGGGACCGCTCCTGTCGGAGTGGCGATGCCGTCGAGAGGCAGAGCACGGCCGGCATGATCCAGAATGGAAATCGGATTCGTTGGATCGAAATGGTTCGGCGCGGGTTCAACCGACGACTGCGCCCATACGGGTGCGGCTAATAATCCGGCTACGACCAGTACCGCACACCATGTGGTCAGGGAGAGGTTCACGTTCCCTCCCTTCCCGACGCCATCGCACGGATACGAGCGGTGAGACTCGACAGCCCGTCACGCGCACGGTCCATCCGGTGTTCGCCGGAATCGCGGCCTTCTCGAATGGGCTGATCCTGTTCGTCGTAACGGCCATCGAAGTCATCAAGCGTGTCGGCAAACCCCTGGCTCGCACTGCCTGACTTTGAGGCACTGATCGTCTGGAGCAGACTCGCGACTTCTTCGGGATCACTGATATCCGCCAGCGTCGCCAGACCGGCAGCAGAGTCGCCGACGACAAGAATCCGCTGCCCCAGACGCAGCAGTAGCACGTGATTTTTCGGAGCGACACTTGTGCGAGATAACACCTCGATCACGGGGCTGTGCGCTGAAGCGGGCGCGCGACCTGTGACCTTGGCGACTATTCCGCGAAGGACGAGGATGAGGCCGACGACGACGCCAAGCGCGGTCAGCGTGGTCATCACCCACGATGAGCCGCCGTCGTCACGAGTGACCGTTCCCGATGTTGCATCATCACGAGCAGCACCAAGAGCTTTTTTTTCATTGGCGGGGATTGCTGCTTCCGCAGGTGCGGTTTTCGGCTGGGCGACCGTCGATTCCATGGCGGATGGAGCGGGCTTGCTGGAAAGCTCACGAGCAAGCTTTTCGAGCCGGCCATCGTCCGTGACCGCTTTAGATGTCGCAGCGGATTGGATGGGACCGTTCGTCCCTGCCGCAGGAGGTGTGGAATCGGAGGGTACTTCGACGGGACGGTTAGGCTGCACGACCACCGTTTCCGCCCCGACGGGCAGGACCGGTAACGTCGCCAAAAACAGCGCGAGCAAAAGCCGCCTGAACATACGCCTTCCCTGGCTCGATCCCGCCGCGGCTCCGCCGCGACTTCTTTCCGGTTCTCCGATCCTCCGGAGAACAGTACGGCAAAGGTTTCCCTTCACCCATCTCTACTCGACCGGCTCAGCCGGCCACGCTTCGCTACTTCTTCGCCCCCGATGCGTCTGCATCCTCTTGCGCTTCCTGTTGAGCAGCCTCATGAGCCTGCTCCTCCAGATTTGCGACGATCTCACTGACACGGATGCAGAAATTATCATTGAGCACGAGCACTTCGCCCCGCGCCACCAGTCGCTTGTTCACATAAATATCCACCG
This region includes:
- a CDS encoding FliO/MopB family protein, whose translation is MFRRLLLALFLATLPVLPVGAETVVVQPNRPVEVPSDSTPPAAGTNGPIQSAATSKAVTDDGRLEKLARELSSKPAPSAMESTVAQPKTAPAEAAIPANEKKALGAARDDATSGTVTRDDGGSSWVMTTLTALGVVVGLILVLRGIVAKVTGRAPASAHSPVIEVLSRTSVAPKNHVLLLRLGQRILVVGDSAAGLATLADISDPEEVASLLQTISASKSGSASQGFADTLDDFDGRYDEQDQPIREGRDSGEHRMDRARDGLSSLTARIRAMASGREGT
- the fliQ gene encoding flagellar biosynthesis protein FliQ, encoding MNFDQATDIVRESLTLMLLLSAPILAAALVIGLAISVMQAVTQIQEQTLSFVPKIIGMGIVAILITPWVASSLMEFSRRMFGGH
- the flhB gene encoding flagellar biosynthesis protein FlhB, which produces MAEDQEKTEAPTPRRRLEARQEGNVVRSQDLTAAAMLLAAIILLHYYGLRVFAGMKLTMEVMLGSTSASNPTRVDDLGSLATFATSATLRAVTPLMLCIAAVGLLATVLQVGFIVTTKPLEPSLAKLSPLKGLKNIFDMRAGFRLVMSLLKIGIVGAVAVAIVIQDMPAILMLAELDAMPMFGAACALVYALALKLAAILLILALIDWAFQKWRYEQDLRMSKQEIKEEMKRMEGDPLIKQRRARVARQLAMQRIGQAVPKADVIVTNPTHFAVALKYDAKSMKAPKVVAKGADFLAMRIRQLAIAHGVPMVERKQLAQDLYKSVEVGREVPPQLYNAVAEILAYVYRLSGRKSA
- a CDS encoding flagellar biosynthetic protein FliR produces the protein MDEDHWLHDGETSRDWSRRDRLPPGIESRLQNVLCGSDPVPIDLKSLLPHLPVWALVLFRLSGVFFFSPMIGSRMIPAKVKILLALGLSFCIYPMLLTPGSQASRMMNHMIADGLSMPGIIGAVASELLIGLAIGFGATLPLMGMQLAGLITDQQLGFGIGGIYNPDMAEESGVVGQIYFQLALVVFIIAGGHRVILGTLVGTFDHIPLGGFYADTDFLRLMTGMLTSSFDLALRISAPLLCLVFLETIAMGFLARTVPQLNIMSIGFALRILIGSLVLIAAMSSKMGVFVDVMQRNLHQLNVFFTR
- the fliP gene encoding flagellar type III secretion system pore protein FliP (The bacterial flagellar biogenesis protein FliP forms a type III secretion system (T3SS)-type pore required for flagellar assembly.), translated to MVVAGLLAAPVWAQSSVEPAPNHFDPTNPISILDHAGRALPLDGIATPTGAVPDGNKPANGGLSASLSILILLTVLSIAPALLVMCTSFTRIVVVLSLLRQAIGTQSLPPGQVIIGLSVFMTLLVMAPTFERVNREAIIPLQANRIDQLTAWSNAKQPLRDFMFDQIEHSGNWSDLYMILNYRKIDTSDPSKLTRADVDMLSLIPAFILSELKVAFLIGFRLYLPFLIIDMVVSSVLISMGMLMLPPVLVSLPFKLLMFVLVDGWALVAGNLLNSFVTGGS